One genomic segment of Capricornis sumatraensis isolate serow.1 chromosome X, serow.2, whole genome shotgun sequence includes these proteins:
- the FAM199X gene encoding protein FAM199X, translated as MSDEASATTSYEKFLTPEEPFPLLGPPRGVGTCPSEEPGCLDISDFGCQLSSCHRTDPLHRFHTNRWNLTSCGTSVASSECSEELFSSVSVGDQDDCYSLLDDQEFTSFDLFPEGSVCSDVSSSISTYWDWSDSEFEWQLPGSDIASGSDVLSDVIPSIPSSPCLLPKKKNKHRNLDELPWSAMTNDEQVEYIEYLSRKVSTEMGLREQLDIIKIIDPSAQISPTDSEFIIELNCLTDEKLKQVRNYIKEHSPRLRPTREAWKRSNFSCASTSGVSGASASASSSSASMVSSASSSGSSVGNSASNSSANMSRAHSDSNLSASAAERIRDSKKRSKQRKLQQKALRKRQLKEQRQARKERLSGLFLNEEVLSLKVTEEDHEADVDVLM; from the exons ATGTCCGACGAGGCGTCAGCCACCACTTCGTACGAGAAGTTTCTAACTCCCGAGGAGCCCTTCCCGCTTCTGGGACCCCCTCGTGGGGTGGGCACCTGCCCGAGCGAGGAGCCGGGCTGCCTGGACATCAGCGACTTCGGCTGCCAGCTCTCGTCTTGCCATCGCACGGACCCGCTCCACCGCTTCCACACCAACAG GTGGAACTTAACTTCCTGTGGAACAAGTGTGGCCAGCTCAGAATGCAGTGAAGAACTGTTTTCATCCGTTTCTGTTGGAGACCAAGATGATTGCTATTCCCTATTAGATGATCAAGAGTTCACATCTTTTGATTTATTTCCTGAAGGGAGTGTCTGCAGTGATGTCTCTTCTTCTATTAGCACATACTGGGATTGGTCAGATAGCGAATTTGAATGgcag TTACCTGGCAGTGACATTGCCAGCGGGAGTGATGTACTTTCTGATGTCATACCCAGTATTCCAAGTTCACCTTGCCTGCttcctaaaaagaaaaacaagcaccGGAATTTAGATGAACTTCCTTGGAGTGCAATGACAAATGATGAACAG GTGGAATATATTGAGTATCTGAGTCGTAAAGTCAGTACTGAGATGGGTCTTCGGGAACAACttgatattattaaaataattgatcCTTCTGCTCAAATCTCCCCTACTGACAGTGAGTTTATTATTGAACTTAACTGTCTCACAGATGAAAAACTGAAGCAG GTCAGAAACTATATCAAGGAGCATAGCCCTCGCCTACGGCCCACAAGAGAGGCCTGGAAGAGAAGCAACTTTAGTTGTGCAAGCACCAGTGGAGTGAGCGGCGCCAGTGCCAGtgccagcagcagcagtgccagcATGGTCAGTTCTGCAAGCAGCAGTGGGTCCAGTGTTGGAAACTCTGCTTCAAACTCCAGTGCCAACATGAGTCGAGCACACAGTGACAGCAACTTGTCTGCAAGTGCAGCAGAACGGATTCGGGATTCAAAA aAGCGATCCAAACAGCGGAAGTTACAACAGAAGGCCTTACGCAAGAGGCAGCTGAAAGAGCAGAGGCAGGCTCGGAAGGAGAGGCTCAGTGGGCTCTTCCTTAATGAAGAAGTGCTGTCCTTGAAAGTGACTGAGGAAGACcatgaagcagatgtagatgttttgatGTAA